One bacterium genomic window, TCGAGGTCTTCCGCGACCACGTCCGCGACGAGGCCCCGCTCCTGCGCCGGCTGGCCCCCTTCGACGTGATCGTGGCGATGCGCGAGCGCACGCCCTTCCCCGAGTCCGTGCTCGCCGGCCTGCCGCGGCTTCGGTTGCTGGTGACGACCGGGATGGCGAACGCCTCGATCGACGTCGCCGCGGCGACGCGGCTCGGCATCGTCGTGGCCGGGACGGCGGGCCTCGCCCCGCCGACGGTCGAGCTGGCCTGGGCGTTGATTCTGGCCGCCGTGCGGCGGCTGCCGCAGGAAGACCGCGCGATGCGCCAGGGCCGGTGGCAGACCTCGGTCGGCGTGGGCCTGCACGGCAAGACGCTCGGCGTCATCGGTCTCGGCCGGCTCGGCGCGCAGGTGGCGGCGATCGGGCGGGCGTTCGGGATGCGGCTCGTGGCCTGGAGCCAGAACCTGACCGCGGAGCGCGCCGCCGAGTGCGCGGCGGAGTACCTGACGAAGGAGGCGCTGCTGGCCCGGTCCGACGTCGTGACGATCCACCTGAAGCTGAGTCCGCGGACGGCGGGGTTGATCGGCGCCGCGGACCTGCGCCGCATGAAGCCGACCGCCTACCTCGTCAACACCTCGCGCGGGCCGATCGTGGAGGAGGCGGCGCTCGTCGACGCGCTGCGGACCGGCGTGATCGCCGCGGCGGCGCTCGACGTGTTCGACGAAGAGCCCCTGCCGCGCGGGCATCCGCTGCTGGCGCTCGAGAACGTGGTGGTGACCCCGCACCTCGGCTACGTCACACGCGAGAACTACGCGATTTTCTACGGCGAGGCGGCGGCGGACGTGGCGGCGTTCCTCCGCGGAACGCCGGCGCGGGTGCTGAATCCGGAGGTCCTGACCTCGCCGGCGCTCAGGCGGAATGCGGGACGGTGAACCGAACGGGATTCTCCTAATCCGCAAAGAAGGCCAGACCGCGTATCCGCGGTGCTGAGGGGAGAAGCACGATGCGGTGCCCCCGATGCGGCTTCGATGGTCTTTCCAGCATGCGATTCTGCAGCCAATGCGGCACTCCGCTCGCCCTGGTCGCGCCTTCCCCCGAGGAACGCAAGCTCGTGACCGTGCTCTTCGCCGATGTGGTCGGGTCCACGCAGCTGTCCGGCGTGCTCGACCCCGAGCACGTGCAGGCGCAGATGGAGCGGTTTTTCACCATTGCTCGCGATGAGGTCCACCGGCACGGCGGAACGGTGGAAAAGTACATCGGCGATGCCGTGATGGCTATCTTCGGCCTGCCCGCGGTCCACGAGGACGATCCCGAACGGGCGGCACGGGCCGCGGTCGCGCTCGCGGCCCGGGTGCGTACGGACCGCGAAGCCGGACTTCTGCCCGCGATACGGATCGGCATCACCACCGGCGAGGTCGTGATCACGACCCAGTCCGCAGGAACGGGGGAGCGTCTCGTGACCGGCGAGGCCGTGAACCTGGCGGCGCGCCTGCAGCAGCACGCGGCCCCCGGACAGATCCTGGTCGCGGAGCACGTGCGGCGGGCGGTGCGCAGCGTCGCTAAACTGCGCAGTCTTCCGCCGCTGGCGGTCAAAGGCTACGCGACGCCGCTGCCGGCGTGGCAGTTGGTCGCCGTCGGCCGTCCACGGGAGCGTGAGGTTCGTCCGACGCCGTTTGTGGGCCGTCGGGATGAGTTGGCGATGCTTGCCGGCTATGTGCGCGAGATGCAGCGCGAGGGCAGGGGCCATGCGGTCACCGTCCTGGGCCCGGCCGGGGTCGGGAAGACCAGGCTGGTGCGGGAGCTTCGAAGTCGTGTCGGCGGCGTCCGCATCCTGCGGGGCCGGGCATTGCCCTACGGGACGGGGGTGCCGTTCTGGCAATTGAGCGAGGCGATACGTGAGGAATGCGGGATCCTGTTCGGTGATCCGCAGGAGGTCGTGCGCAGCAAGCTGCAAGACGCCGCGGCCCGTCTCGACGTGGCGGACGCCGTGCCGGCATTCCTGACTGTTCTGGGACTCGGCGAGGGCGCGCCGGAGCTCAGCCGGGAGGTCCTGTTTGCCCGGATGTGGACGTTCTTCGAAGCGCTGGCGCGCCGCGCGCCGCTGTTGCTGATCGCCGAGGATACGCACTCGGCCGAGGACGCGACGCTCGATTACATCGAATACAGCGCCGGCCGGCTCAGCGACGTCCCGCTGCTGCTGC contains:
- a CDS encoding D-2-hydroxyacid dehydrogenase family protein → MTKPSPDAPGTVRVALLDDYQGVALEAADWTALGAGVEVEVFRDHVRDEAPLLRRLAPFDVIVAMRERTPFPESVLAGLPRLRLLVTTGMANASIDVAAATRLGIVVAGTAGLAPPTVELAWALILAAVRRLPQEDRAMRQGRWQTSVGVGLHGKTLGVIGLGRLGAQVAAIGRAFGMRLVAWSQNLTAERAAECAAEYLTKEALLARSDVVTIHLKLSPRTAGLIGAADLRRMKPTAYLVNTSRGPIVEEAALVDALRTGVIAAAALDVFDEEPLPRGHPLLALENVVVTPHLGYVTRENYAIFYGEAAADVAAFLRGTPARVLNPEVLTSPALRRNAGR